GTTATGTTGGCGGCAAAACCAGACAAGGCAAGCGTGGCCGCGGCTCTGAGAGAAAAACGCCTGTTGTTGCTCTGGTTGAGAGAAATGGCCGCGTCCGCTCTAAACGAATTGAGCGCGTTGATACCAAAACCTTGAAAACTGCCATCAGAGAAAACGTTGACTATGAATCCCGTATTATGACCGATGAATGGTCGCCTTACCAGGGCATAGGAGCTGAATTCGTCGGTGGCCATGAGATCGTGAATCATGGTCATAAAGAATACGTTCGGGGGGATGCCTATACAAATACCGTTGAGTCTTTCTTCGCTCTATTGAAACGCGGTCATTACGGCATCTTTCATAGCCTTTCCAAACAGCATCTTCAACGCTATGCTAACGAGTTTTCTTTTCGGTGGAACTATCGGAAGGTAACGGATGGAGAGCGGATGGTCGCGGCGATTGAAGGGGCTGAAGGGAAGAGACTCATGTATCGAGAGAGCCAAGGCGGGATATCACGCAACTGAAGGAAGGGACCAAATTTCTTGTAGGAACCAGAAAGAAAGATCGCTCTGACAAAAAGTCTGTGTTAAATTATGATCGGTTAGAGGTGATTGCCATGCCCACAGAGACAACCAAAAAACTCCGGTCACTCACCTTAGAGATTGATGGCCCTAAAATCACCGCTGACAAATTTCGCAAAGCCTTTAATGCTTTTTTAGACCTAATTAATGAAGTCGCGAGAGATTTTTCAGGCTCCAAGCAAACCGTGAGGTGGATCGTATCGGTAAGTTCTGGAAGTGCCAACATACACTTCCAACCAGAGTCGATCAGTCCTCACTTTCCCCCCGATCAGCTTCCCGCGTTGTTAAGCTGTATTGA
The Desulfomonile tiedjei genome window above contains:
- a CDS encoding IS1595 family transposase; this encodes MKHEINLATLSPLFADEEKARKFLEEKRWPNGPICPHCGHDKVYAIKAKPESKRPVRAGVYTCAACRKQFTVRIGTVFEDSHIPLNKWLMALHLMTSSKKGISSLQLSRELGVTIKTAWFLSHRIREAMIESPGSCLLKGTVEVDECYVGGKTRQGKRGRGSERKTPVVALVERNGRVRSKRIERVDTKTLKTAIRENVDYESRIMTDEWSPYQGIGAEFVGGHEIVNHGHKEYVRGDAYTNTVESFFALLKRGHYGIFHSLSKQHLQRYANEFSFRWNYRKVTDGERMVAAIEGAEGKRLMYRESQGGISRN